The proteins below are encoded in one region of Pirellulales bacterium:
- a CDS encoding Uma2 family endonuclease: MSTITAKQTAPYGPRDAGAIMTLDEFEEADFELGYRYELIHGVLVVTPPALEEERDANEELGRWLRNYRESHPQGKSLDLTLPEQNVRTTGQNRRCDRVIWAGLARRPRSRGPVGRRDVPRIVVEFPSSRAADRRRDYEEKKTEYRDIGVREYWIIDRFRRIMTVYHRRGARWAKRVIGEAETYRTPLLPGFELPLAKLLAVSDQYQE, from the coding sequence ATGTCGACGATCACCGCGAAGCAAACGGCGCCCTACGGCCCCAGGGACGCCGGAGCGATCATGACGCTGGACGAGTTCGAGGAGGCCGACTTCGAACTGGGCTACCGTTACGAGTTGATTCACGGAGTCCTGGTCGTGACCCCGCCTGCACTTGAAGAAGAGCGCGACGCCAATGAAGAGTTGGGTCGTTGGCTGCGGAACTATCGAGAATCGCATCCGCAAGGCAAGTCCCTCGACCTGACGCTGCCGGAGCAGAATGTTCGGACCACCGGCCAAAACCGCCGGTGCGACCGGGTGATTTGGGCCGGGCTGGCGCGGCGGCCTCGAAGTCGTGGGCCGGTCGGGCGCCGCGACGTGCCCAGGATCGTGGTCGAGTTCCCCTCGTCGCGCGCGGCCGACCGGCGGCGCGACTACGAGGAGAAAAAAACCGAGTATCGCGACATCGGCGTTCGCGAATATTGGATCATCGACCGCTTCCGCCGCATCATGACCGTATATCATCGTCGAGGCGCCCGTTGGGCGAAGCGGGTCATCGGCGAAGCCGAGACGTACCGCACGCCGCTCTTGCCCGGCTTCGAGTTGCCGCTGGCAAAGCTCCTGGCGGTCTCCGACCAATACCAGGAGTGA
- a CDS encoding glycosyltransferase family 2 protein, with protein sequence MPEEPMSLDLLPPVNETPASPEPRAAAIEVSIVMPCLNEAETIERCIRKAQQAIGRHGLSAEIVVADNGSTDGSQAIAKRLGARVVAVREKGYGSALRAGIEAARGRFIVMGDSDDSYDFASIFPFIEKLRAGHDLVMGNRFQGGIVPGAMPWKHRWIGNPVLTGIGRLFFHCPAGDFHCGLRAFSKSAYQRMALHTTGMEFASEMVIKATLNRLKIAEVPTVLYKDGRSRPPHLRSWRDGWRHLRFMLLFSPRWMFLWPGAVCFALGLVASVLLMHGPLRIAGVGFDIHSLLVAGFLALAGYQLLVFGVFTKMYAVTEGFHPPHRLLGSDPHVNLEWGVLAGITVGTAGAALLGHAVWIWQQAGLGALDPQVTMRHVIPAVVLMTLGVQTIFASFFLSILSLRRRG encoded by the coding sequence ATGCCCGAGGAACCCATGTCGCTCGACCTGCTGCCGCCCGTCAACGAAACGCCTGCGTCGCCAGAGCCGCGCGCGGCCGCAATCGAGGTGTCGATTGTCATGCCCTGCCTCAATGAGGCCGAAACCATCGAACGGTGCATTCGCAAGGCCCAGCAGGCGATCGGCCGGCACGGACTCAGCGCGGAAATCGTCGTGGCCGACAACGGCAGCACCGACGGCTCGCAGGCGATTGCCAAGCGGCTCGGAGCCCGCGTCGTGGCCGTGCGCGAAAAAGGCTACGGCAGCGCCCTCCGCGCCGGCATCGAAGCCGCCCGTGGACGATTCATCGTCATGGGCGATTCCGACGACAGCTACGACTTCGCTTCCATCTTTCCGTTCATCGAAAAACTGCGGGCCGGCCACGACCTGGTGATGGGCAACCGGTTCCAAGGCGGCATCGTACCCGGTGCCATGCCCTGGAAACACCGCTGGATCGGCAATCCCGTGTTGACGGGCATCGGCCGCTTGTTCTTCCATTGCCCGGCCGGCGATTTTCACTGCGGACTGCGGGCCTTCAGCAAAAGCGCTTACCAGCGGATGGCGCTGCACACGACCGGCATGGAGTTCGCCAGCGAGATGGTGATCAAGGCCACCCTCAACCGTCTGAAGATCGCCGAGGTGCCGACGGTGCTCTACAAAGACGGTCGTTCGCGGCCGCCACACCTGCGAAGCTGGCGCGACGGTTGGCGGCACCTGCGGTTCATGCTCCTGTTCAGCCCGCGTTGGATGTTTCTCTGGCCGGGGGCGGTCTGCTTCGCGCTGGGGCTCGTGGCATCGGTCCTGCTGATGCACGGCCCGCTGCGCATCGCGGGGGTCGGCTTCGATATTCACAGCTTGCTGGTGGCCGGCTTTTTGGCGCTGGCAGGTTATCAGTTGCTCGTGTTCGGCGTGTTCACCAAGATGTACGCCGTCACGGAGGGTTTTCATCCGCCGCACCGGCTGTTGGGCAGCGACCCGCACGTCAATCTGGAGTGGGGCGTGCTGGCGGGCATCACCGTTGGCACCGCCGGGGCGGCGCTGTTAGGCCACGCGGTCTGGATTTGGCAGCAGGCAGGTCTTGGGGCGCTCGATCCGCAGGTCACCATGCGGCACGTGATCCCCGCCGTGGTGTTGATGACGTTGGGCGTGCAGACGATCTTCGCCAGCTTCTTTCTGAGCATCCTATCGCTGCGACGAAGAGGATGA
- a CDS encoding DUF1080 domain-containing protein — translation MLARLPSCLLFALVAFVFVAPALADQEEGFVPLFDGKSLDGWQIVNKTGPGYVVEEGELVCPKNGGGNLFTNKEYANFILRFEYRLEPGGNNGVGLRAPLRGDAAYSGMESQILDDDAPQYAKLEPGQYHGSIYKVLPAKRGAPKKAGEWNTEEIVCDGRHIKVTVNDQVTVDGNLDDVKDPEVLKAHPGIQRTRGHVGFLGHNAHVEFRNIRIKELP, via the coding sequence ATGCTTGCCCGCCTTCCATCGTGTCTTCTGTTCGCACTCGTCGCCTTTGTCTTCGTCGCGCCCGCTCTGGCCGACCAAGAGGAGGGTTTTGTGCCGCTGTTCGACGGCAAGAGCCTCGACGGCTGGCAAATCGTCAACAAGACGGGTCCCGGCTATGTAGTCGAAGAGGGCGAGCTCGTTTGCCCGAAGAACGGCGGCGGCAACCTGTTCACCAACAAGGAATACGCCAACTTCATTCTGCGGTTCGAGTATCGCCTGGAACCGGGCGGCAACAACGGCGTCGGCTTGCGAGCGCCGTTGCGAGGCGACGCCGCCTACTCCGGTATGGAGAGCCAGATTCTCGACGACGACGCACCCCAATATGCCAAGCTGGAGCCGGGCCAATATCACGGCTCGATCTACAAGGTGCTGCCGGCCAAACGCGGCGCCCCGAAGAAGGCGGGCGAGTGGAACACTGAGGAAATCGTCTGCGACGGCCGGCATATCAAGGTCACCGTCAACGATCAGGTGACCGTCGACGGCAATCTGGACGACGTGAAAGATCCGGAGGTGCTCAAGGCGCATCCGGGCATTCAGCGGACACGCGGTCACGTCGGCTTCCTGGGGCACAACGCGCACGTCGAGTTCCGCAATATCCGCATCAAGGAGTTGCCGTAG
- the lnt gene encoding apolipoprotein N-acyltransferase, protein MATSPVHESRARVDRTAAAGQTAAIAPRDDGRPMAATTWRPALLGSLLTYAAFPPVDWWLLAWMGPVFWLLLVRRRELAGRRPYAVLWLAGFAFWFPMLQWLRLPHSVTIIGWFALSIYLAFYMPMFVAVCRVAVHALRLPLLAVAPVVWMGLELAQAHLLTGFNMASLGHSQWRWLPLVQIADLAGGYLVSGLVIFVAACLTTMLPAEGRRWRACPLLPMAAAMASALTYGYWRLDHAEGRPGPTIALIQGSIDTELKHDPVKQRLVYPHYFALSERAVAECKHLDLIVWPETMFRDSLFVCPADVTAPGAWQGTRGQLDQEIIARREWIGHQAKALDTPLLLGIDAVEFCTTYPRRYNSALFVDRQGRIGPRYDKTHPVLFGEYVPLAKDMEWLASLSPIGAGIDWGSEVPVFEVAGARLAANICYESVLPHVIRSQVTRLRQEGKEPDILVNLTNDGWFRGSSELDLHLTCAVFRAIECRKPFVIAANTGFSAWIDSDGRIIKRGPRREADVIIARPRLDGRRSPYLVCGDWPSGICLLATCAIGLFGIYRCYVPRSTAHDG, encoded by the coding sequence ATGGCCACCAGTCCTGTCCATGAAAGCCGCGCGCGCGTCGACCGAACCGCCGCCGCTGGGCAAACAGCGGCGATCGCGCCGCGCGACGACGGCCGGCCGATGGCTGCCACCACCTGGCGGCCAGCCTTGCTCGGCAGCCTGCTGACCTATGCGGCGTTTCCACCGGTCGATTGGTGGCTGCTGGCCTGGATGGGTCCGGTCTTCTGGCTGTTGCTCGTCCGCCGCCGCGAGCTGGCCGGCCGCCGGCCTTACGCCGTGCTCTGGCTGGCCGGGTTCGCCTTCTGGTTCCCCATGTTGCAGTGGCTGCGGCTGCCACACTCGGTGACGATCATCGGCTGGTTCGCGCTGTCGATTTATCTGGCGTTCTACATGCCGATGTTCGTGGCCGTCTGTCGCGTGGCCGTACACGCCCTGCGGCTGCCGCTGCTGGCCGTGGCACCGGTCGTGTGGATGGGGCTGGAACTGGCCCAGGCGCACCTGCTCACCGGGTTCAACATGGCGTCGCTGGGGCACAGTCAATGGCGCTGGCTGCCGCTGGTGCAAATCGCCGATCTGGCCGGCGGCTATCTGGTGAGCGGACTGGTGATCTTCGTGGCCGCCTGCTTGACGACGATGCTGCCGGCCGAGGGGCGTCGCTGGCGGGCCTGTCCGCTACTGCCGATGGCCGCTGCGATGGCGTCCGCCCTGACCTACGGCTATTGGCGGCTCGACCACGCCGAGGGCCGGCCCGGTCCCACCATCGCCCTCATTCAAGGTTCGATCGACACCGAGTTGAAGCACGACCCGGTGAAACAGCGGTTGGTTTATCCGCACTACTTCGCCCTTTCTGAGCGGGCTGTGGCCGAGTGCAAGCATCTCGACCTGATCGTCTGGCCGGAGACGATGTTCCGCGATTCGTTGTTTGTCTGCCCGGCCGACGTGACCGCTCCGGGAGCCTGGCAGGGTACGCGCGGCCAGTTGGATCAAGAAATCATCGCCCGGCGAGAGTGGATCGGCCATCAAGCGAAAGCACTCGATACGCCGCTGCTGTTGGGCATCGACGCGGTCGAGTTCTGCACCACCTATCCTCGGCGGTACAACTCGGCGCTCTTCGTCGATCGGCAAGGCCGGATCGGGCCGCGCTACGACAAAACGCACCCCGTGCTGTTCGGCGAATACGTGCCGCTGGCCAAAGACATGGAATGGCTGGCCAGCTTGTCGCCGATCGGGGCGGGCATCGACTGGGGCAGCGAGGTGCCGGTCTTCGAGGTGGCCGGCGCGCGGCTGGCGGCCAATATCTGTTATGAAAGCGTCCTTCCGCATGTCATTCGCAGCCAGGTGACACGCCTGCGGCAGGAAGGCAAGGAGCCGGACATCCTGGTCAACCTGACCAACGACGGCTGGTTTCGCGGTTCCAGCGAGCTCGACCTGCACCTGACGTGTGCCGTGTTTCGGGCCATCGAGTGTCGCAAGCCGTTCGTGATCGCGGCCAACACCGGTTTCTCGGCCTGGATCGACTCCGACGGACGGATCATCAAGCGCGGTCCGCGCCGCGAAGCCGACGTGATTATCGCGCGGCCGCGGCTCGACGGTCGTCGAAGCCCTTATCTTGTCTGCGGAGACTGGCCATCGGGCATCTGCCTGTTGGCCACCTGCGCGATCGGGCTTTTCGGGATCTACCGGTGCTACGTTCCACGCTCAACAGCGCACGACGGCTGA
- a CDS encoding glycoside hydrolase family 32 protein: MKIHLRNLTIAVVSLASLWLFARCAADDEQTAGIVFADFEGGDYGRWQTSGTAFGAGPAKGTLAGQMPVSGFLGKGLVNSFVGGDEATGKLTSPEFKIEGKFIGFLIGGGGYPGKTCMNLLVEGRVLRTATGPNTPPGGSEQLEAAAWDVSDLTGKMARIEIVDEASGGWGHINVDQIVFTDRRPIEVVHNARRDLPAERRFLLFPVRNGAAKRRVTVSVQGRAERQFEIELADGEADWWAPLDITRWQNRTLTIEVDKLPGDSHALDNLRQSDDAVEPNDVYHEALRPQLHFSPRRGWTNDPNGLVFHQGRYHLFFQHNPYGWSWGNMHWGHATGSDLAHWQELGEALYPDAMGPMFSGSAVVDWHNTSGLGRDGRPPLVLCYTAAGSPTVQCLAYSNDGGQTFTKYEHNPVVDQITPGNRDPKVFWHEPTRRWVMVLYVGLPDNKHAIQFLTSPDLKEWKVGSQVEGFYECPDLFELPVDGDAGRKKWVLTAASSEYQVGSFDGERFVSETARLPGHRGRGFYAAQTFSDIPARDGRRIQIGWLQAASPGMPFNQCLSLPLKLGLLTTADGPRLTWSPVTEIERLRAKEFRFSDSVLSAEESKKLGGIQSELLDIVAVMEPAKTAEVVFDVRGVSLSYDAAKEQLTVNGHAVAAPLREGKLDVRVVVDRTAFEIFADGGSIYIPMPVIPAAENRNVSVTVRRGQVRLPRFEVYELRSIWQ; the protein is encoded by the coding sequence ATGAAGATCCACCTCCGAAATTTGACGATCGCCGTAGTTTCTTTAGCATCGCTGTGGTTGTTTGCTCGATGCGCCGCGGACGACGAGCAGACCGCCGGCATCGTGTTTGCCGACTTCGAGGGCGGCGACTATGGTCGTTGGCAGACGAGCGGCACGGCCTTCGGAGCGGGGCCGGCCAAGGGGACGCTGGCGGGCCAAATGCCGGTAAGCGGCTTCTTGGGCAAGGGGCTGGTGAATAGTTTCGTTGGAGGCGATGAAGCGACCGGCAAACTCACGTCGCCGGAGTTTAAGATCGAAGGCAAGTTCATCGGCTTCCTGATTGGCGGCGGTGGCTATCCAGGGAAGACGTGCATGAACCTGTTGGTGGAGGGCCGCGTTCTGCGGACGGCCACCGGCCCGAACACACCGCCCGGCGGCAGCGAACAGCTTGAAGCCGCCGCCTGGGACGTGAGCGACCTGACGGGCAAGATGGCCCGCATCGAAATCGTCGACGAGGCCAGCGGCGGTTGGGGTCACATCAACGTCGATCAGATCGTCTTCACAGACCGCCGCCCGATCGAGGTCGTCCACAACGCCCGCCGCGACCTGCCGGCCGAGCGGCGGTTCTTGCTCTTTCCCGTGCGCAACGGCGCCGCCAAGCGCCGCGTGACGGTCAGCGTACAGGGACGCGCCGAACGGCAATTCGAGATCGAGCTGGCCGACGGAGAGGCCGATTGGTGGGCGCCGCTCGACATCACTCGTTGGCAAAATCGGACGCTCACGATCGAGGTCGACAAGCTGCCTGGAGACTCGCACGCGCTCGACAACCTGCGGCAAAGCGACGACGCCGTGGAACCGAACGATGTTTACCACGAGGCCTTGCGGCCGCAGTTGCACTTCTCGCCCCGGCGCGGCTGGACGAACGACCCCAACGGGCTTGTTTTCCATCAAGGACGCTACCACCTTTTCTTTCAGCACAATCCCTATGGCTGGAGTTGGGGCAACATGCACTGGGGCCACGCCACGGGCAGCGATCTCGCGCATTGGCAGGAACTGGGCGAAGCGTTGTATCCCGATGCGATGGGGCCGATGTTTTCCGGCAGTGCGGTTGTCGACTGGCACAACACCAGCGGCCTGGGCCGCGACGGCCGACCGCCGCTGGTGCTCTGTTATACCGCGGCCGGCAGTCCGACCGTGCAATGCCTGGCCTACAGCAACGACGGCGGCCAGACGTTTACCAAGTACGAGCACAATCCGGTCGTCGACCAGATCACGCCCGGCAACCGCGATCCCAAGGTCTTTTGGCACGAGCCAACTCGCCGCTGGGTGATGGTGCTCTACGTCGGCTTGCCCGACAACAAGCACGCGATTCAATTTCTCACCTCGCCGGATTTGAAAGAGTGGAAGGTCGGCAGCCAGGTCGAGGGCTTTTATGAATGCCCCGATCTGTTCGAGCTACCGGTCGACGGCGATGCGGGCCGGAAAAAGTGGGTGCTGACGGCGGCCAGCAGCGAATATCAGGTGGGCAGCTTCGATGGCGAGCGTTTCGTTTCGGAAACGGCCCGGTTGCCCGGCCACCGCGGCCGCGGCTTTTATGCGGCCCAGACCTTCAGCGACATTCCGGCCCGCGACGGCCGCCGCATTCAGATTGGCTGGTTGCAAGCGGCGTCGCCCGGCATGCCGTTCAATCAATGCTTGTCTCTGCCGCTCAAACTCGGGCTGCTGACGACGGCCGATGGTCCTCGGCTGACATGGTCGCCCGTGACGGAGATCGAACGGCTGCGCGCCAAAGAATTCCGCTTCTCGGACAGCGTCTTGTCTGCCGAAGAGAGCAAGAAGCTGGGCGGAATTCAATCGGAGTTGCTCGACATCGTGGCGGTGATGGAACCCGCCAAGACCGCCGAAGTCGTCTTCGACGTGCGCGGCGTGAGCCTGAGCTACGACGCCGCGAAAGAACAGCTCACCGTCAACGGGCACGCCGTCGCTGCTCCGTTGCGCGAGGGGAAACTCGACGTGCGAGTCGTCGTCGATCGGACCGCGTTTGAAATCTTCGCCGACGGCGGATCGATCTATATCCCGATGCCCGTCATCCCCGCGGCCGAGAACCGAAACGTATCCGTCACGGTCCGACGCGGCCAGGTGCGGTTGCCGCGGTTCGAGGTGTACGAGCTGCGGTCGATCTGGCAATGA
- a CDS encoding DNA methyltransferase — MKLKHAILALLGREELKRIVDEFDLDGVDRRSVEDMRRGLSRARRATPAILLEYLGETEVKAVCEAVDVDSVGRRGQLIERLLAGTDAAETETAGPAEADPVKGKDALWPDEGTDTNPKRQRGGQTDPQRQRGGRASARPGTERTSQTSAGSGSAGPAAKRAIEHYEHSDKTRMNNPPVGLVTPQTDPDAGTKKRYAYDPHLDPTLVWAGKAEQSAIEVPTVSLHVHERIDPRTIIEAVRRRNGGAAKAGGAPVQRSLFEEPEENPPLREAIDFYRHAHGWSNRLIAGNSLLVMNSLLEKEGLAGKVQMIYIDPPYGIKYGSNFQPFVNRRDVKDGSDDDLTQEPEMVQAFRDTWELGIHSYLTYLRDRLLLCRDLLTATGSIFVQISDQNLHHVRELVTEILGADNFVCTIAFKKTGAMASARLPVVCDYIIWAAKDGCQMQFQQLFMKRSSVDGGLDAFKHVLLPSGEVVGAVEFSDGAHLPDGAKACQSVSLTSQDPSETRNYTYLFRGREFKPPANRHWSISENAMRRLEQKRRLFVAGDSLRFAYLLEDNPVVPINNIWADTGTGSFTEPQRYVVETASKAVVRCMLMTTNPGDLVFDPTCGSGTTAAVAERWGRRWITCDTSRVATAITKQRLMTQTFPYYELAHPNEGIPSGFVYKTVPRITLGEIANDEPPSQETLFDQPDVDKSKVRVTGPFTVEAVPAPAVRPISEIVKEEQAAVLDEQPSLPGIEPLDGQTRLELRDEVAVARYGETARQREWRDELLKCGIRGRSGQRVEFARIEPLGGTRWLQCEGETKGDSPEHVVVSFGPEYAPLEQRQVESALEEAGRLKPRPALVVFAAFQFDPEAAKDIDETRWPGVTLLKVQMNTDLLTDDLKKKRASNESYWLVGQPDVAVTRLAEGAYRGLWQVEVYGFDYYNPRSGQIESGDTSKIAMWLLDTDYDGRSLFPRQVFFPMAGDKEGWSRLARNLKAEIDEERIEAYRGSVSLPFEAGEHRRVAVKIVDDRGIESLKIVELNG; from the coding sequence ATGAAATTGAAGCACGCCATCCTCGCCCTGCTGGGCCGGGAAGAACTCAAACGGATTGTGGATGAATTCGATCTCGACGGCGTCGACCGGCGCAGCGTCGAAGACATGCGGCGCGGGCTCTCGCGAGCGCGACGCGCCACTCCGGCAATCCTGTTGGAATACCTCGGCGAAACGGAGGTCAAGGCGGTCTGCGAAGCCGTGGACGTTGATTCCGTCGGCCGTCGCGGGCAACTCATTGAGCGCCTCCTGGCGGGCACGGATGCCGCCGAAACGGAAACCGCCGGCCCCGCGGAAGCGGACCCGGTGAAAGGCAAGGACGCGCTTTGGCCCGACGAAGGCACCGACACTAACCCGAAGCGCCAGCGAGGCGGACAGACGGACCCCCAGCGCCAGCGAGGCGGGCGGGCGAGCGCGCGGCCGGGAACCGAACGCACGTCACAGACATCGGCCGGGTCCGGGTCGGCCGGACCGGCGGCGAAACGCGCGATCGAGCACTACGAACACTCGGACAAGACGCGCATGAACAATCCTCCTGTTGGCTTAGTGACGCCCCAGACCGATCCCGACGCGGGAACCAAAAAACGTTATGCCTACGACCCGCACCTCGATCCAACGCTGGTCTGGGCCGGCAAGGCGGAGCAGAGCGCCATCGAAGTGCCGACCGTCTCGCTGCACGTTCACGAGCGGATCGACCCGCGGACCATCATCGAAGCCGTGCGGAGGCGCAACGGCGGCGCGGCGAAGGCGGGCGGGGCGCCGGTGCAGCGATCGTTGTTCGAAGAGCCGGAAGAGAACCCGCCCTTGCGCGAGGCGATCGACTTCTACCGGCACGCCCACGGCTGGAGCAACCGCCTGATCGCCGGCAATTCGCTGTTGGTGATGAACTCGCTCTTGGAGAAGGAGGGCCTGGCCGGCAAGGTGCAGATGATCTACATCGACCCACCCTACGGCATCAAGTACGGGTCGAACTTCCAGCCCTTCGTCAACCGCCGCGACGTCAAAGACGGCAGCGACGACGACCTGACGCAGGAGCCCGAAATGGTCCAGGCCTTCCGCGACACCTGGGAGCTGGGAATCCATTCCTACTTAACGTACCTGCGCGACCGGCTGCTACTCTGTCGGGATCTCCTCACTGCCACGGGCAGCATCTTTGTGCAGATCAGCGATCAGAATCTCCACCACGTACGCGAGCTCGTTACTGAAATACTTGGCGCAGACAACTTCGTCTGCACAATTGCATTCAAAAAGACCGGCGCAATGGCGTCCGCACGTCTGCCAGTAGTCTGCGACTACATCATTTGGGCCGCCAAAGACGGTTGCCAAATGCAATTCCAGCAACTCTTTATGAAGCGAAGTTCCGTTGACGGCGGCCTCGACGCTTTTAAGCACGTATTGTTGCCGTCGGGAGAGGTCGTCGGCGCCGTGGAATTCAGCGACGGCGCCCACTTGCCAGACGGCGCGAAGGCGTGCCAATCAGTATCCCTAACTTCGCAAGATCCAAGCGAAACCAGGAACTACACATATCTATTTCGCGGACGTGAGTTCAAGCCACCAGCGAACCGACACTGGAGCATTTCTGAAAATGCGATGCGGCGACTTGAACAAAAGCGCAGGCTGTTTGTTGCCGGCGACAGTTTGAGATTCGCGTACCTTCTCGAGGACAATCCTGTTGTGCCGATCAACAACATTTGGGCCGACACGGGCACGGGTAGTTTTACGGAGCCGCAACGGTACGTTGTCGAGACAGCATCGAAGGCCGTTGTACGCTGCATGCTGATGACGACGAACCCAGGAGATCTCGTGTTCGACCCGACTTGCGGTTCGGGAACGACGGCGGCCGTGGCGGAGCGCTGGGGTCGCAGGTGGATAACGTGCGATACCTCGAGGGTCGCCACGGCGATCACGAAACAGCGGCTTATGACCCAGACCTTTCCCTATTATGAACTCGCTCATCCAAACGAAGGCATCCCCAGCGGTTTCGTCTACAAGACCGTGCCACGTATCACTTTGGGCGAGATAGCAAACGATGAGCCACCGTCGCAGGAAACGCTTTTCGACCAGCCAGACGTGGACAAATCGAAGGTCCGCGTCACCGGCCCCTTCACGGTCGAAGCCGTGCCCGCGCCCGCCGTCCGGCCGATCAGCGAAATCGTCAAAGAAGAGCAGGCCGCCGTGCTCGACGAGCAGCCCAGCTTGCCGGGCATCGAACCGCTCGACGGACAAACGCGGTTGGAGCTGCGCGACGAAGTCGCCGTGGCACGCTACGGCGAAACGGCCCGGCAACGCGAATGGCGCGACGAGCTCTTGAAGTGCGGCATCCGCGGTCGCAGCGGGCAACGCGTGGAGTTTGCCCGAATCGAGCCGCTGGGCGGCACGCGCTGGCTGCAATGCGAAGGGGAAACGAAGGGCGATTCGCCGGAGCACGTCGTGGTTTCGTTCGGCCCCGAATATGCGCCCTTGGAACAGCGGCAGGTGGAGTCGGCCTTGGAAGAAGCCGGCCGGCTGAAGCCCCGTCCGGCGCTCGTCGTGTTCGCGGCCTTTCAGTTCGACCCGGAAGCGGCCAAAGACATCGACGAGACGCGCTGGCCCGGCGTCACGCTGCTCAAAGTGCAGATGAACACCGATCTGTTGACCGACGACCTGAAAAAGAAGCGGGCCAGCAACGAGTCGTATTGGCTGGTCGGGCAGCCCGACGTGGCCGTCACGCGGCTGGCCGAGGGAGCGTACCGCGGCTTGTGGCAGGTCGAGGTGTACGGCTTCGATTATTACAACCCGCGCAGCGGGCAGATCGAGTCGGGCGACACGTCGAAGATCGCGATGTGGCTGTTGGACACCGACTACGACGGTCGCAGCCTGTTTCCGCGGCAGGTGTTTTTTCCGATGGCGGGCGACAAAGAGGGCTGGTCGCGGCTGGCGCGCAACCTGAAGGCCGAGATCGACGAAGAGCGGATCGAGGCTTACCGCGGCTCCGTCTCGCTCCCCTTCGAGGCCGGCGAGCACCGCCGCGTGGCCGTGAAGATTGTCGACGACCGCGGCATCGAAAGCCTCAAGATCGTGGAGTTGAACGGATGA
- a CDS encoding AAA family ATPase → MKNTNPKRQRGRGAKIKELTVKNFTVFDEAKFEFSPGLNVIIGENGTGKSHLLKLMYAIVKGSTNPDHSTQDLAEALVASQHGVLQKLRAVFMPEHGRLERLVRNGARSGASLRLATDGAAVEMSIQPAKQRGLSPIYGFEGSPQFDLATPCVFLPPADVLALYEGFIGSYAKRALSLDETYNDLCIELDVPLLREEPEWAIAMLRRIEKLIGGKVVVKGGRFYIGKLEAHLVAAGYRKLGEIVRLIGNGSITSETVLFWDEPEAGLNPRLITLVSELVFLLAKVGVQVFVATHDFLLSDQLSVAVEYGTEEGKAANARFFGLSRPKPNASVVIESGGVLADIQNNPILAEYAEQSDRERRLFSGESAAAAKRGP, encoded by the coding sequence ATGAAGAACACCAACCCGAAGCGCCAGCGAGGTCGAGGGGCAAAGATCAAGGAACTGACGGTGAAGAACTTCACCGTCTTCGACGAAGCGAAGTTCGAGTTTTCGCCGGGGCTGAACGTGATCATCGGCGAGAACGGCACGGGCAAGTCGCACCTGTTGAAGCTGATGTACGCGATCGTAAAGGGGTCAACCAATCCAGATCATTCCACGCAGGACTTGGCAGAGGCGCTTGTGGCGTCTCAGCACGGCGTACTCCAGAAGCTCAGAGCGGTTTTCATGCCCGAGCACGGACGGTTGGAGCGGCTGGTGCGAAACGGCGCAAGGAGCGGTGCGAGCCTGCGCCTCGCAACGGACGGTGCTGCGGTCGAAATGTCGATTCAGCCCGCGAAGCAACGTGGTTTATCGCCAATTTACGGCTTTGAAGGTTCGCCGCAGTTCGACCTTGCCACACCGTGCGTGTTTCTGCCTCCGGCCGACGTGTTGGCGTTGTACGAGGGATTCATCGGCAGCTATGCCAAGCGGGCTCTCTCGCTCGACGAAACGTACAACGACCTGTGCATCGAACTGGATGTGCCTCTGTTGCGCGAAGAACCTGAGTGGGCGATAGCGATGCTGCGGCGCATCGAGAAACTGATCGGTGGGAAGGTCGTGGTCAAAGGCGGCCGCTTCTACATCGGTAAGCTCGAAGCGCACTTAGTGGCGGCGGGCTATCGCAAACTAGGCGAGATCGTGCGGCTCATCGGCAACGGCAGTATCACCTCCGAAACGGTGCTCTTTTGGGACGAACCCGAAGCGGGTCTCAATCCGCGACTGATCACCTTGGTATCGGAACTTGTGTTCTTGCTTGCCAAGGTGGGAGTGCAGGTGTTTGTGGCTACGCACGATTTTCTGCTGAGCGATCAGTTGTCGGTGGCGGTTGAATATGGCACCGAAGAGGGCAAGGCGGCAAACGCGCGGTTTTTCGGGCTAAGCCGGCCTAAGCCAAACGCGTCGGTCGTGATTGAGTCGGGCGGGGTCTTGGCTGACATCCAAAACAACCCGATCCTGGCGGAATACGCCGAGCAGAGTGATCGCGAGCGAAGGCTATTTTCAGGCGAAAGCGCCGCCGCAGCCAAGAGGGGCCCATGA